Proteins found in one Pirellulales bacterium genomic segment:
- the lexA gene encoding transcriptional repressor LexA, with translation MADMEQLTKRQKLVYEFIRDKIRNRGYGPTVREIGEHFDIASPNGVMCHLKALEKKGLISREPNMSRAIQLEHDERGLPLSGRVAAGVMHEAIEQNERLDFEAVFNNKRNNLFALKVSGDSMIDAHIDDGDFVIIRRQQTAQPGQIVVAQTADGEATLKRYFPEKSKKRIRLQPANPDMSPIYVKDCRILGIVSGVVRKVE, from the coding sequence ATGGCCGATATGGAACAACTCACCAAACGGCAAAAGCTGGTGTACGAATTCATCCGCGACAAAATTCGCAATCGCGGCTACGGCCCCACGGTGCGGGAAATTGGCGAGCATTTTGACATCGCCTCGCCCAATGGCGTGATGTGCCATCTCAAAGCCCTCGAGAAAAAAGGGCTCATTTCGCGCGAGCCCAACATGTCCCGGGCCATTCAACTGGAACACGATGAGAGGGGATTGCCGCTGTCGGGCCGCGTGGCCGCCGGCGTGATGCACGAAGCCATCGAGCAAAACGAGCGGCTCGATTTTGAGGCCGTGTTCAACAACAAGCGCAACAATTTGTTCGCGCTGAAAGTCAGCGGCGATTCGATGATCGACGCCCACATTGACGACGGCGATTTCGTGATCATCCGCCGCCAGCAAACCGCCCAACCGGGCCAAATTGTGGTGGCGCAAACTGCTGATGGCGAAGCCACGCTGAAGCGCTACTTTCCGGAAAAAAGCAAAAAGCGAATTCGCTTGCAACCGGCCAATCCGGACATGAGCCCCATTTATGTGAAAGACTGCCGCATCCTGGGCATCGTTTCCGGCGTAGTGCGGAAGGTCGAGTGA
- a CDS encoding DUF1501 domain-containing protein, with protein MEMLTGGCASGSDNAGGNRRQFLKNGAVTLGGLALPQFLSRPAMAAFQTVQQRGPKPLVRLTPGVKSVVYVVLPGGPSQLDMYDMKPAAPAEIRGEFRAISTNVPGMRVCEHLPLHAKIADKFAIVNGVEMADRHDPSVMNSNAAAPAGCRIEVLVRSTETMATEAEDEPAPRRIEIKSSQTIALPHGNWDTHGRVLGRSLTIFQELREKLPAYDRLLYDFITDVYQRGLDKDVLIIAHGEFGRTPWLNEHGGRNHWATSGSVLFAGGGLKTGQVVGDTGPIGERERSRSQPYRAGNVLAMMFRHFQFNPATLPPTVEPIAELI; from the coding sequence CACTGGGCGGCCTGGCGCTGCCGCAGTTTTTATCTCGCCCGGCAATGGCGGCCTTTCAAACCGTGCAGCAGCGTGGCCCAAAGCCGCTGGTGCGTTTGACGCCAGGCGTTAAGTCGGTGGTGTACGTGGTTTTGCCGGGCGGGCCCAGCCAGTTAGATATGTACGACATGAAGCCCGCTGCGCCGGCGGAAATTCGCGGCGAGTTTCGGGCGATCAGCACCAATGTGCCCGGCATGCGTGTCTGCGAGCATTTGCCGCTGCACGCGAAAATTGCCGACAAGTTTGCGATTGTCAACGGCGTGGAAATGGCGGACCGGCATGATCCGTCGGTGATGAATTCAAATGCTGCAGCGCCGGCGGGTTGCCGAATTGAGGTGCTGGTTCGGTCTACGGAAACGATGGCAACGGAGGCGGAGGATGAACCCGCGCCTCGCCGCATCGAAATCAAAAGCAGCCAAACCATTGCCTTGCCGCACGGCAATTGGGATACACATGGTCGGGTGTTGGGGCGGTCGTTAACCATCTTTCAGGAATTGCGCGAGAAGCTGCCAGCGTACGATCGGCTCTTATACGATTTCATTACCGACGTGTATCAGCGCGGGCTGGACAAAGACGTGCTGATTATTGCCCACGGCGAGTTTGGCCGCACGCCCTGGCTGAATGAACACGGCGGGCGCAATCACTGGGCCACATCGGGCAGCGTGCTATTTGCCGGCGGCGGATTGAAAACGGGCCAAGTGGTTGGCGATACCGGCCCCATCGGCGAGCGCGAAAGATCGCGCAGCCAGCCGTACCGTGCGGGAAATGTGCTGGCCATGATGTTCCGTCATTTCCAGTTCAACCCGGCCACGCTTCCGCCCACCGTAGAGCCCATCGCGGAATTGATTTGA